A stretch of DNA from Coccidioides posadasii str. Silveira chromosome 4, complete sequence:
TTATACTTGTATCTTATTGTTGAGAaactttttgcttttgtaGAAGCTAGTGTTGCACACAAAAAAGTAAACAGCTGGTCTGCTGTAGTATCTTTTGTTATAAATTTTGATAATTTCTGTTTATTTTTATTAGTGGAAGTacagaagaaagaagaaacacTATAAGCAGTTTATACAGTTATGATTGAAACTTCTATAACTAAGAATAAATATAGAATTGCAACAATATACATGATAATAACAACAAATAAagtgaaaagagaaaatgcaataagagaagagaaagaagaaaaaaagaaagagaaagagagaaaatattattaatatttCACACACATTATCAGATGGAAAAATTTTCTTACTAAGCAACAGCAACACCTACAATAACACTTATTAATAAGTTTTATCAGCAAATATGTGCATGTATCAACCTTCTATAAACTTCTTTTTATTGGAACCTTTCTAACACATCTATCACTACCAAGCTATATTTAATAGGCCTTGGAGAACCAAGTCTAATTAGGTGGAGGAGGATGTGGTTTTCTTACATCTATATTGTATTATATAGTACATTTCTTCTCTTAATTACACTTTATCAGAGCTTACAAACCTTAATAGATTCTAATATCTTTCAACATCAGCTTACAGTTATATATATGTAGATAGCTCAGTTCTCTTTAATTCAGAGGACTCAGGCAATCCAATTTTCAGATCACAAAATCAactagattttcagatcaagatgcattttattttgctttgattctctctgtttttagagaagataatatatttgaaatcattgaacaaactctgaataattaacttgaatatcttttttgttttttaattttttttctttttctttttcttttagttgatgtttatttaatatatttattGTTTGATTTTAATTGATTTCAATATAAAAGCCTttctcaatcaagatcaacattattattataagatggaaagctaaaagatactctttctctgattgcatattcttttagtatttttaatagtctataagcatagtttctATATAGTCTATTAAGTCTTACTTTAGTAAAAGAAATAGCAGCTTTAATTTCTATAGCATATACTAAAGAGATTTTAAATGCTTctagaatctttcttaaagcagagttttgaagtttctcatacttattaagtagaTTTATTTAATTCTTCTACCAAATCTGGACATTATAATTAGCTACTaaagtaatacaagctatatagaGTTGTCTCATAGCTTGAAAGATATaatctttttcagtatttaagGGTCTAATTATTTAATTAATAActttttcagcagctgatatcttgatttcaatatggttcttgaaagtaagagTATTATTAAGCTAAATACTTAACCATCTAACTAGCTTTTTTAGTTTAAAGACTTAATCATatagtttaactgagttatCTTCACTAAATAACTTTATAAAGTGAATTAACTTAGTTCTTTCCATATCAAACTGAATCACAtaagaatcttgtctattagatattacttgtaaagctttatctaatttaaagcagtttttttttattgagaaagagaagataataagtccagtattatctatataattagagattctgatatttttaCAATCTAAATTTTTATCattcttaaagagaaatatagtagATATAGAGAATAGTATTGAGAATAAAGATGAATCTTGAGAGAgtttaatatttataaatatcttttcttgttgtttctcactATTAAAAACTAGTTGGACTTTTCTAGTTTGCATAAAATAAACATTTCATATAGTTAGTAATTTAgatagttgcaaatcagagaagacttttaaaagtctatttaataaaatatagttaaatgcttttttatatcaataaaaagagctgagaCTACTAATTTATTGTCTTTTGCTAGTTGAATATTATGTACCAAGCTCATTACAGTATCTATAGcagagcattgcttcttACCTTCAAACTAATTAAAGTATTGTAGTTTATTTTGGAAAACTtaataagaaagtctagaagTAATAACTCTCACTATAACTTTTCCCAAGCAGTTaagaagagagataattctgtaagattttagtattgaagcttttttgtttggtttctttagaataactTCAGTAGCTTCTCTCCAGATTTCAGGATGGTATCTCTTTTCATATAGTATAGAgtatagcttgaataacCTATCTTTAAGTTTTATTTTTAAAACTAAATTAAGCTTAAAATAATTAGTTTTATTCCTGAAATATACTAAAATAGTCACTAGGTAgtggctttctcaaatatattaactttattttcttttaatttgtattacattgttacaagaatttttattttttcttgaaattgatATTATATACTATTTGTAATATATAATGACTTATAAAATTTCTCTGAGTAGTTATTATAATCAAATTATAATAAATTATTAATTAATTAATTAAGCTATTACAAGTGATTATAGCTTGAATAAATCTACTCACTCTTACTCTGTACTATTGCAGCTATTATATCTATTCTATTACATAACTTGACTTGATTCCATCTGCTTTATAATTAGTCTTTTACCTTGTCTAATCACTTTCTCTGTATTGGTTTATTTCTTCCAAGTCTGTAATACTTTAACTATAGGATTATTTATAACTTATAAGTTTTTAAATTATTATATAAGTGTAGTTGTTTTATTTACTTTATGTTTTAAAGCTGTAGATCTATAATTTAAAAGTTTTTGAGATGCTAAATTACTTATTGCTTAATTGCAGCTTTGTTAACCATTTTATTGCACTTGGAAGATTGAGGATTGGATTTTGAAATTGCAGTTGTTGGGGTGGTAAAAGTTGTTGGGTGGTCGGAAACATTAGCGGGCTCAAAGACTTTTGGTCCACACCTCCATACTCTGAAGTCAATTCCCTATTGTTTTTACTCCTTGAACAGAGCTATGCTGAGTGATCTCATTTACTTTAGGATACCCAGTCCTTATCTCGATCCAAAATCAACCTTGTCCATAATTTCGAAGCCGTTATTGCTCAACACAGTTGAAACTAATATATTCAATAATGGGGGCGGAAGCTGAACTTGATGGTTATGAAGATGGGGATTGCCATGCCCCTGGAGCACCCACTCCACTTTCTGCTCTTGAGGTATACACCTTTCATATAGGTATTAGAAGGCCAATTTCTGAGTTCATGTGTCAGGGAGTGAATGGTCTTACTGCACGAGATATCAAATTGTTGATCGATGGAGGGTATCATACAGTCGAGGCCGTGGCATACACGTATACTATCTTCATTCCCCTTCGCTTTGCAAAACTTACTGATAATAGTACAGACCAAAGAGAATGCTGGAGCAAATCAAAGGAATATCAGAGCAGAAGGCTGCTAAAATATTAGCAGAAGGTTTTTCTATTCTTGAACACGCTGACAATTCAATGCCACTGACGTGTCCTTTGTTTAGcaacaaagattgttcccATGGGATTTACGACAGCAACAGAAATGCATGCTCGAAGAGCTGATTTGATATGCATCACTACAGGTTCTAGACAACTTGACACGTTACTTGCCGGGGGGGTAGAAACTGGCTCGATAACAGAAATCTTTGGTGAATTTCGGACAGGAAAGAGCCAAATTTGTCATACATTGGCTGTTACATGCCAACTGCCCTTTGACATGGGTGGAGGGGAAGGCAAATGCTTGTACATCGACACCGAAGGAACCTTTCGCCCAGTTCGCCTTTTGGCGGTAGCACAGCGCTACGGCCTGGCTGGAGAAGAGGTGCTCGATAATGTTGCCTATGCTCGAGCATATAATTCTGATCATCAACTTCAACTACTCAACCAGGCTTCTCAGATGATGTGTGAGACCAGGTTCTCGCTCCTAGTTGTGGATTCAGCGACATCGCTGTACAGAACAGATTTCAGTGGGAGAGGAGAACTTTCATCGCGGCAGACTCATCTCGCTCGGTTTATGCGAACATTGCAGCGCCTGGCTGATGAATTCGGAGTTGCTGTCGTTATCACCAATCAGGTCGTTGCCCAAGTTGAAGGCGGTCCGAGTGCGATGTTTAATCCTGACCCGAAAAAGCCCATTGGAGGAAATATAATAGCACATGCAAGCACAACCCGTTTAAGCCTtaaaaaaggaagaggagaaaCTAGGATTTGTAAGATTTATGATAGCCCATGTTTGCCAGAAAGTGATTGTTTATTTGCAATCAATGAGGATGGAATCGGGGATCCAAGTCCTAAAGATCTTGAAAAAGATGAATAACAGATCAAAAAATGGAGTTTCTTCACAAGTCATTAGATTTTGCATGTGAAGTACCCCATACACTTTTCTGTTTCATTTGTTTCTCATCACCTAATAAAACCATGCTTTCATATGAACTCTCCAGTAGTTCTTGAAAATTAATTGAAAACCAACTGTGATTTGAAAGTTGACAATGATTTGTAATCTTGAATTAGATCTAATGTAATCCACAAAACTACCTCAATATTGTTGGAACCTAATTttaatagagattcttgagatgtatgactttgagattctctactgctctggaaagcataacccagctgatgcattatcataaagaccagattatatcaaactagaagaagatattggtctgctgatgtatatgcttaaataatattatatggATGATGTTCCAGAGTAGAATtcatttgaagaaactttctttaatgaagaaggtattcaagtataTACTGCTTAtgctgttcaaagcagtggggtagagatgGTGCAGAGAagacctggtggcaccaagacAGTTGAGTTAGTCTGAaaagcaccagccagagatgctggggaggcttaataaagaaattacagaagattctgaatttcCTGTATGCACATGAATACAGcaacaaaaaacaaaaagatctataataaatcaactgtaaatgtgttgaatctgctgctagaagtacagaaagataatctctctgtacaagcaagatttgctgaggtagaatctcagcagtcagagtggaaaatagacaaatAGAGTCTTTTGATAAAGAGTGA
This window harbors:
- the RAD51 gene encoding recombinase rad51 (EggNog:ENOG410PFFB~COG:L~BUSCO:8655at33183), which gives rise to MGAEAELDGYEDGDCHAPGAPTPLSALEGVNGLTARDIKLLIDGGYHTVEAVAYTPKRMLEQIKGISEQKAAKILAEATKIVPMGFTTATEMHARRADLICITTGSRQLDTLLAGGVETGSITEIFGEFRTGKSQICHTLAVTCQLPFDMGGGEGKCLYIDTEGTFRPVRLLAVAQRYGLAGEEVLDNVAYARAYNSDHQLQLLNQASQMMCETRFSLLVVDSATSLYRTDFSGRGELSSRQTHLARFMRTLQRLADEFGVAVVITNQVVAQVEGGPSAMFNPDPKKPIGGNIIAHASTTRLSLKKGRGETRICKIYDSPCLPESDCLFAINEDGIGDPSPKDLEKDE